The Thermogemmata fonticola genome has a window encoding:
- a CDS encoding C1 family peptidase, which yields MGTLASSRRVLVIMGVVLVCGGWILFWQGAVPQPDGELPPSSPKADEPEPPPRYCGWIPDPQAVRECLKDLDIREFRAAPAEGEEPCAEADEPVYLWETVRQVTGEILPGRDQGAVGSCVAVATASALEHLQCVQIAAGEKARYRDVASEVIYGGSRVQIGGGRIRGDGSIGAWAAKWVKDYGVVPRGVYQRYDLRQYDEKLCREFGRRGVPPELAALARRHPVLEVMRVQSWDEARAALRRGYPVLVCSDQGFRMERDRDGFCAPRGIWYHAMALIGYRGHPRPGGFLLNSWGDQAHSGPRVPPHAPPAGFWVDAPVLDRMLRQGDSWAFARFIGFTDPDHPAASVAYDFRHSAFSLLRFRHRVLGSHPSAAPAKLRDPPQWHEGTRSIVTHPTR from the coding sequence ATGGGGACCTTAGCGAGTTCGCGGCGTGTGCTGGTGATCATGGGGGTGGTGCTAGTTTGCGGAGGGTGGATTCTGTTTTGGCAGGGGGCGGTACCCCAGCCGGACGGAGAGCTGCCGCCGTCGTCTCCAAAGGCGGATGAACCGGAACCGCCGCCGCGATACTGCGGTTGGATCCCTGATCCGCAAGCAGTGCGCGAATGCCTCAAAGACCTGGATATTCGCGAGTTCCGGGCCGCACCGGCGGAGGGTGAAGAACCGTGTGCGGAGGCGGACGAGCCGGTCTATCTCTGGGAAACCGTCCGGCAGGTGACGGGCGAGATTCTGCCCGGACGCGATCAAGGAGCTGTCGGCAGTTGTGTGGCAGTCGCCACGGCTTCAGCTCTGGAACATCTCCAATGCGTTCAGATTGCCGCCGGGGAGAAAGCCCGCTATCGGGATGTCGCTAGCGAGGTCATCTATGGCGGCTCTCGTGTTCAGATCGGCGGCGGCCGCATTCGGGGCGATGGTTCCATTGGAGCATGGGCAGCCAAATGGGTCAAAGACTATGGAGTTGTACCACGTGGTGTATATCAACGGTATGATTTACGTCAGTATGATGAGAAATTGTGCCGCGAATTTGGACGGCGGGGCGTTCCCCCAGAACTAGCTGCGCTGGCACGCCGCCATCCGGTCCTGGAGGTGATGCGGGTCCAAAGTTGGGACGAAGCGCGTGCCGCGCTCCGCCGGGGCTATCCGGTCCTGGTGTGCAGCGATCAAGGGTTCCGCATGGAACGGGACCGGGACGGCTTCTGTGCTCCGCGGGGCATTTGGTATCACGCCATGGCCCTGATTGGCTACCGAGGCCACCCACGCCCTGGCGGATTCCTCCTCAATTCCTGGGGAGATCAAGCCCACTCCGGCCCGCGCGTGCCGCCCCATGCTCCCCCCGCCGGCTTCTGGGTGGATGCTCCTGTCCTCGATCGCATGCTCCGCCAAGGGGACTCCTGGGCCTTCGCCCGCTTCATCGGCTTCACCGATCCGGATCATCCCGCCGCCTCTGTTGCCTATGACTTTCGCCATTCCGCCTTTTCCCTCCTGAGGTTCCGCCATCGGGTGCTGGGGTCTCATCCCTCCGCCGCCCCCGCGAAACTGCGAGATCCGCCTCAGTGGCACGAGGGGACGAGATCGATTGTCACGCATCCGACTCGCTAG